One window of the Candidatus Chryseobacterium colombiense genome contains the following:
- a CDS encoding endonuclease, giving the protein MKKFLLPVILISSYFTAQAPAGYYNGTTGLSGYALKSKLHDIISAKNINWNYSDLTNYYNQTDLDKYYDYGPSNTTILLDIYSEIPTGPDAYEYTTANIIGSASAEGQGWNREHMMPQSTFYSNYPMYSDLFYVVPTDARINQLRSNYPYGIAGSTTYYTFTNTSKIGNCAIPGIAYTGRVYEPINEFKGDVARCLLYFAVRYEGKLGTFNFNNNTNPASDTNPLDGTEERAFDPAYIAMLLQWHQQDPVSQREIDRNNEVYAIQKNRNPFIDNPTWVNAIWGQTPDTIAPQTPTNLTVTQNSAYFTTLSWTPSSSTDVIGYNIYQNGTLVGATKNTTFSVDHLTPSTAYTFTVKAYDNGYLLSSDSNIAYATTLASDTYAKDLMVTKYLEGTSNNKGLEITNKTGHPVNLSDYRLSIQFASGSNYYFPAPYELEGIVQNNETFVVLHPEANFSCYTINQAKFVTAAPQMTYSGSQYVELRYKSATVDAIGISGTNNFSTLGNVSLYRKASINQPTTSFTLSEWDSYASNYCQNLGSLSTSDLITFRKEEFKIYPNPANENIFVSGKTEDIQSAQILDFSGKVISTEKTPFKNKKNISVQHLSTGSYLLKLDDKTYPFIKK; this is encoded by the coding sequence ATGAAAAAATTTCTACTTCCTGTAATTTTGATTTCATCATATTTTACAGCGCAAGCTCCGGCAGGGTATTATAATGGCACAACCGGTTTAAGCGGTTATGCCCTGAAATCAAAACTCCACGACATTATATCTGCAAAGAATATCAACTGGAATTATAGTGATCTTACCAATTATTACAATCAGACTGATTTGGATAAATATTATGATTACGGACCCAGTAACACTACTATTTTACTAGACATCTATTCTGAAATTCCGACAGGACCGGATGCTTATGAATACACCACAGCAAATATCATTGGAAGTGCAAGCGCAGAAGGGCAGGGCTGGAACCGTGAACACATGATGCCTCAAAGTACTTTCTACAGTAATTATCCAATGTATTCAGATTTATTTTATGTAGTTCCTACAGATGCTAGAATAAATCAGTTGAGAAGTAATTATCCCTATGGAATTGCGGGTTCTACAACTTATTATACATTTACCAATACTTCCAAAATCGGAAACTGTGCCATTCCGGGAATAGCTTATACAGGCCGTGTTTACGAACCCATCAATGAATTTAAGGGGGATGTAGCAAGATGCTTATTATATTTTGCAGTAAGATACGAAGGTAAATTAGGCACTTTCAATTTCAACAACAATACAAATCCTGCTTCTGATACCAATCCTTTGGATGGAACCGAGGAAAGAGCCTTTGATCCGGCTTATATCGCCATGCTTCTTCAGTGGCATCAGCAAGATCCTGTTTCTCAAAGGGAAATAGACAGAAATAATGAAGTATACGCTATTCAGAAAAACAGAAACCCTTTTATTGATAATCCAACATGGGTAAATGCAATCTGGGGACAGACTCCTGATACTATAGCACCGCAAACTCCCACTAATTTAACTGTAACTCAAAACAGTGCTTACTTCACCACATTAAGCTGGACTCCAAGTTCAAGCACAGACGTGATCGGTTATAATATTTATCAAAACGGAACGCTTGTCGGAGCAACGAAAAACACAACATTCAGCGTAGATCATTTGACTCCTTCAACAGCTTATACTTTTACAGTAAAAGCCTATGACAACGGATATTTGCTTTCTTCCGACAGCAATATTGCCTATGCAACAACTTTAGCATCCGACACCTATGCTAAAGATCTAATGGTAACAAAATACCTGGAAGGAACCTCCAACAATAAAGGATTAGAAATTACCAATAAAACAGGACACCCTGTAAATCTGAGCGACTACAGGTTATCTATTCAGTTTGCAAGCGGAAGCAATTATTATTTTCCGGCTCCTTACGAATTGGAAGGAATTGTTCAGAATAATGAAACGTTTGTAGTCCTGCATCCTGAAGCTAATTTTTCGTGCTATACCATCAATCAGGCAAAATTTGTGACAGCAGCTCCGCAAATGACGTATTCAGGAAGCCAGTATGTGGAATTAAGGTATAAATCAGCAACCGTAGATGCCATTGGAATTTCTGGCACAAATAATTTTTCAACCTTAGGTAATGTTTCTTTATACAGAAAAGCAAGCATAAATCAGCCAACAACAAGTTTTACACTCTCTGAATGGGATTCTTATGCAAGCAATTATTGCCAGAACTTAGGATCGTTATCAACATCAGATCTTATCACTTTCCGTAAAGAAGAATTTAAAATTTATCCAAATCCAGCTAATGAGAACATTTTCGTAAGCGGGAAAACTGAAGATATACAGTCAGCACAGATTTTAGATTTTTCAGGAAAAGTGATTTCTACAGAAAAAACTCCATTCAAAAACAAAAAGAATATTTCTGTTCAGCATTTATCTACAGGTTCTTATTTATTAAAACTGGATGATAAAACCTATCCGTTTATTAAAAAATAG
- a CDS encoding acyl-CoA dehydrogenase family protein, which produces MNTETIDNIKMIAETAREFAEKNIRPNIMEWDESQTFPKDLFHQLGEMGFMGIVVPEQYGGSGLGYHEYVAILDEISQVDPSIGLSVAAHNSLCTNHIYEFGNEEQRNKWLPQLASGKVIGAWGLTEHNTGSDSGGMSTTAVRDGDDWIISGAKNFITHAISGDIAVVMTRTGEKGAKNNSTAFVLEKGMPGFTSGKKENKLGMRASETAELIFDNVRVPDSHRLGEVGEGFKQAMKILDGGRISIAALSLGTARGAYKSALKYAKERHQFGKSISEFQAINFMLADMATEIDASELLIQRAATLKNAKQKMTKEGAMAKLYASEACVRIANNAVQIFGGYGYTKDFPAEKFYRDSKLCTIGEGTSEIQRLVIGRDITK; this is translated from the coding sequence ATGAATACAGAGACTATTGACAACATTAAAATGATAGCGGAAACAGCAAGAGAGTTTGCTGAGAAGAATATCAGACCTAATATTATGGAGTGGGACGAAAGCCAGACTTTTCCTAAAGATTTGTTTCATCAGTTAGGTGAAATGGGTTTTATGGGAATTGTTGTTCCTGAGCAGTACGGAGGTTCTGGTCTTGGTTATCATGAATATGTTGCGATTCTTGATGAGATTTCTCAGGTAGATCCTTCTATCGGTCTTTCTGTGGCAGCTCACAACTCTCTTTGTACCAATCATATCTACGAATTCGGAAATGAAGAGCAAAGAAACAAATGGCTTCCTCAGTTGGCTTCGGGTAAAGTAATCGGAGCTTGGGGATTAACAGAGCATAATACAGGTTCAGATTCGGGAGGAATGTCTACAACAGCGGTAAGAGACGGAGATGACTGGATCATAAGTGGAGCTAAAAACTTTATTACTCACGCTATTTCAGGAGATATTGCAGTGGTAATGACAAGAACAGGTGAAAAAGGAGCTAAAAATAATTCAACAGCTTTTGTTTTAGAAAAAGGAATGCCTGGTTTTACTTCCGGTAAAAAAGAAAACAAACTGGGAATGAGAGCTTCGGAAACAGCAGAATTAATTTTCGATAATGTTCGTGTTCCGGATTCTCACCGTTTAGGAGAAGTGGGTGAAGGTTTCAAACAGGCTATGAAAATTCTTGATGGAGGTAGAATTTCTATTGCTGCATTGAGTTTGGGAACAGCTAGAGGAGCTTATAAATCAGCTTTAAAATATGCTAAAGAAAGACATCAGTTCGGGAAATCAATTTCTGAATTCCAGGCGATCAATTTCATGTTGGCAGATATGGCAACTGAAATAGATGCTTCTGAATTATTGATTCAGAGAGCGGCGACATTGAAAAATGCTAAACAGAAAATGACAAAAGAAGGAGCTATGGCAAAACTGTATGCTTCTGAAGCTTGTGTAAGAATTGCTAACAATGCAGTTCAGATTTTCGGAGGATATGGCTATACAAAGGACTTCCCTGCCGAGAAATTCTATAGAGACTCTAAGCTTTGCACGATCGGAGAAGGTACTTCTGAGATCCAGAGATTAGTAATCGGTAGAGATATTACAAAATAA